A single Phragmites australis chromosome 4, lpPhrAust1.1, whole genome shotgun sequence DNA region contains:
- the LOC133914375 gene encoding LOB domain-containing protein 1-like, giving the protein MDYSNASTGTTAQQYYRSVSPPSRVSSCSPPPHPAVQLVGNVPPSVVLSPCAACKILRRRCADGCVLAPYFPPTEPAKFTTAHRVFGASNIIKLLQDLPESSRADAVSSMVYEAEARLRDPVYGCAGAVCRLQKQANELKVQLARAQADLLNAQAQHANLLALVCVEMANRRDRHHQQQHPSPSLLDGGGGSDFGAAYQTFYDSWDLDTATWPDHEAQLWT; this is encoded by the exons ATGGACTACAGCAACGCGAGCACAGGCACGACGGCGCAGCAGTATTATCGCTCCGTGTCGCCGCCGTCGCGGGTGTCGTCGTGCTCGCCACCGCCTCATCCCGCCGTACAGCTAGTGGGCAACGTGCCGCCGTCCGTCGTCCTGAGCCCGTGCGCGGCGTGCAAGATCCTCCGCCGCCGTTGCGCCGACGGCTGCGTTCTGGCTCCCTACTTCCCCCCGACCGAGCCGGCCAAGTTCACCACCGCGCACCGCGTCTTCGGCGCCAGCAACATCATCAAGCTCCTCCAG GATTTGCCGGAGAGCTCGCGCGCGGACGCGGTGAGCAGCATGGTGTACGAGGCGGAGGCTCGGCTGCGGGACCCGGTGTACGGGTGCGCGGGGGCCGTGTGCCGGCTGCAGAAGCAGGCCAACGAGCTCAAGGTGCAGCTCGCGCGCGCGCAGGCCGACCTGCTCAACGCCCAGGCGCAGCACGCCAACCTCCTCGCCCTCGTCTGCGTCGAGATGGCGAACCGCCGCGACCGCCACCACCAACAGCAGCACCCGTCGCCGTCGCTGCtggacggcggtggcggcagcgaCTTCGGCGCGGCGTACCAGACGTTTTACGACTCGTGGGACCTGGACACGGCGACGTGGCCGGATCACGAAGCCCAGCTCTGGACTTGA